In Bradyrhizobium erythrophlei, a single genomic region encodes these proteins:
- a CDS encoding GlcG/HbpS family heme-binding protein, giving the protein MSELTLDVARKILDAALAKAVEKKLKPLVITVLDARGAVKVTAAQDGTSLMRAEIAHGKAYGALAMGMGSRALFQRAQEQAYFVSAVNALAEGRLVPVPGGVLIQDGAKLLGAVGVSGDTSDNDEICAIAGIEAAGLKPNPG; this is encoded by the coding sequence ATGTCCGAACTGACCCTCGACGTTGCCCGCAAGATTCTCGACGCCGCGCTTGCGAAGGCCGTCGAGAAGAAACTGAAGCCGCTCGTCATCACCGTGCTCGACGCCCGCGGCGCGGTGAAGGTCACCGCCGCGCAGGACGGCACCAGCCTGATGCGGGCCGAGATCGCGCACGGCAAGGCCTACGGCGCGCTCGCGATGGGCATGGGTTCTCGCGCCTTGTTCCAGCGCGCCCAGGAGCAGGCTTATTTCGTCAGCGCCGTGAACGCGCTCGCGGAAGGACGCCTCGTGCCGGTGCCGGGCGGCGTGCTGATTCAGGATGGCGCCAAGCTCCTCGGCGCGGTCGGCGTCTCCGGCGACACCTCCGACAATGACGAAATCTGTGCCATCGCCGGCATCGAGGCCGCCGGATTGAAGCCCAATCCGGGGTAG
- a CDS encoding lipocalin-like domain-containing protein produces the protein MPTLKQFGLEIWIADGATVSDLLHSAARRIWRAGPGGSRRRARRFHSPRASMAILEACSFPRRQHMRFFALAVVAYCYFAPGLAFAQDIARQLAGSWKLTSWTIQIIGGDVTEPFGRDPKGRALITPDGYAAFVIAAANRKPAASDAESAALLKTLMVYTGPFTIEDDKFTTKVDISWNELLTGQDQVRFFKLQGDKLTIRTAEQASAVYPGKKVVGTLAWERER, from the coding sequence ATGCCCACGCTGAAACAATTCGGCCTGGAGATCTGGATCGCCGATGGAGCCACCGTGTCGGACCTGTTGCACTCCGCTGCCCGAAGGATTTGGCGTGCCGGGCCAGGAGGCAGTCGTCGAAGGGCTCGCAGGTTTCATTCCCCCCGGGCTAGTATGGCCATTCTCGAAGCCTGTTCCTTTCCTAGGAGACAACATATGCGCTTCTTCGCCCTCGCTGTTGTCGCGTATTGCTATTTTGCGCCTGGATTGGCTTTCGCGCAGGACATAGCGAGGCAGCTGGCCGGCAGTTGGAAGCTGACTTCGTGGACCATTCAAATCATCGGTGGAGACGTCACCGAACCGTTTGGTCGCGATCCGAAAGGCAGGGCGCTCATCACGCCGGACGGGTACGCGGCATTCGTCATCGCGGCGGCAAATCGCAAGCCGGCGGCCAGCGATGCAGAGTCGGCAGCTCTCCTTAAGACGCTGATGGTTTACACCGGCCCATTCACGATCGAGGACGACAAGTTCACGACCAAGGTCGATATATCCTGGAATGAGCTTCTGACCGGGCAGGACCAGGTGAGATTTTTCAAGTTGCAGGGCGACAAGCTGACCATTCGAACGGCTGAACAAGCCAGTGCCGTTTATCCCGGCAAGAAGGTGGTCGGAACCCTCGCCTGGGAGCGCGAACGCTAA
- a CDS encoding GntR family transcriptional regulator — translation MKPMIPDDTAALALGESTREEPSLHDEILSKLRDHIVEGNIPDGGRVPERQLCEMLGISRTPLREALKVLAAEGLVELLPNRGARVRALSEQDLGELFDVMGGLEGLAGRLACENITDAEIAEIERLHYEMYGFYLHRDMHGYFHVNQLIHQKIVEASRNGTLKAAYANFAGRIRRVRYSANFARKRERWGEAMREHETILEALRRRAGNELSDILFKHLRNKRTAAVEHLKAGADTTSEPA, via the coding sequence ATGAAACCGATGATTCCAGATGACACCGCGGCGCTGGCGCTCGGCGAAAGCACGCGGGAAGAGCCATCCCTGCACGACGAGATCCTTAGCAAGCTGCGCGACCATATCGTCGAGGGTAACATCCCGGACGGCGGACGCGTTCCCGAGCGGCAGTTGTGCGAGATGCTCGGTATCTCCCGCACGCCCTTGCGGGAAGCGCTCAAGGTCCTGGCGGCCGAAGGGCTGGTCGAACTGCTGCCCAACCGCGGCGCGCGGGTGCGTGCGTTGAGCGAACAGGATCTCGGCGAACTGTTCGACGTCATGGGCGGACTTGAAGGCCTTGCGGGCCGCTTGGCTTGCGAAAACATCACGGATGCGGAAATCGCCGAAATCGAGCGGCTGCACTACGAAATGTACGGCTTTTACCTGCACCGCGACATGCACGGCTATTTCCACGTCAACCAGCTGATCCATCAGAAGATCGTGGAAGCCTCTCGCAACGGCACGCTGAAGGCCGCTTACGCGAATTTCGCCGGGCGCATTCGCCGCGTGCGTTATTCCGCCAACTTCGCCCGCAAGCGCGAGCGCTGGGGCGAGGCCATGCGTGAGCACGAGACGATCCTGGAAGCGTTGCGCCGCCGCGCCGGCAACGAACTCTCGGACATCCTGTTCAAGCATCTGCGCAACAAGCGCACCGCCGCGGTCGAACACCTCAAGGCTGGTGCGGATACAACGTCCGAACCGGCCTGA
- a CDS encoding FAD-binding and (Fe-S)-binding domain-containing protein, whose protein sequence is MTDTDLSLKDRLSREITGDVLFDSFNRGRYATDASFYQIVPAGVVVPRTIDEGLRALAIARDAGRKVTPRGGGTSQCGQTINDGIVIDLSKHLNKLISLDVENKTCVVEPGIVLDDLNRQLKKHGLWFPVDVSTASRATIGGMAGNNSCGGRSLRYGTMRDNTLSMDAALADGTLMHFGEVSRDLGQANDKSSALFRDMLALGSREAAEVADKFPKVQRRVGGYNLDALVPRNAANNMAHILVGSEGTLAFTTRVELKLWPVIKNKVLGVCHFGSFYEAMDAAQHLVKLRPIAVELVDRTMIALGRDIAMFRPVIEATVKGDPDALLIVEFAEEDQPQNFQKLKQLSELMGDLGFDWNNDKRKWGGVVDVVEPAVQTAIADFRTSGLNVMMSMKQEGKPVSFVEDCAVPLPHLADYTDRLNKVFAKHGTRGTMYAHASEGCLHVRPVLNLKLEKDVKAMRAIAEEAFAMVREYKGSHSGEHGDGLVRSEFHESMFGPRIIADFREVKERFDPGHVLNPGKIVDPPKMDDRSLFRYTPGYAVRDFKTELDWSAYPGSGGGFQGAVEMCNNNGACRKLEGGVMCPSYRATRNEKDVTRGRANTLRLAISGQLGPDALSSDAMMDTMKLCVSCKACRHECPTGVDMAKMKIEVLSARRAKHGLSLRDRLVGFLPHYAPLFSKLAPLANWRNKSKLLRALFERVAGISAKRALPAWRRDVFDPQGEIFGPADGREVVLFGDTFNRTYERENLDAALQVLIAGGYRVHVPKPTGGGRPLCCGRTFLSAGLVDHARAELDRLVETYAPFAARGVPIVGLEPSCLLTLRDELLSLRSDETAKAVSAHALLFEEFLVREAATGHLSLPLKPIAEKAVVHGHCHQKSFGAFKPVEQALRLIPDLKVETIESSCCGMAGAFGYGSDTYDTSIEMAELSLLPAVRRAGANTLVIADGTSCRHQIKDGTERSAIHVARALAMSLSNQRPSSHI, encoded by the coding sequence ATGACGGACACGGACTTGAGCTTGAAGGACAGGCTGTCGCGCGAGATCACGGGCGACGTCTTGTTCGATTCCTTCAACCGCGGCCGTTATGCCACCGACGCCTCGTTCTACCAGATCGTGCCCGCGGGGGTCGTGGTCCCCCGCACCATCGACGAGGGCTTAAGGGCGCTCGCGATTGCCCGCGACGCCGGGCGGAAAGTCACCCCGCGCGGCGGCGGCACCTCGCAATGCGGCCAGACCATCAATGACGGCATCGTCATCGATCTCTCCAAGCACCTGAACAAACTCATCTCGCTCGACGTCGAAAACAAAACTTGCGTGGTCGAACCCGGCATCGTGCTCGACGACCTCAACCGCCAACTGAAGAAGCACGGCCTGTGGTTTCCGGTCGATGTCTCGACCGCCTCGCGCGCCACCATCGGGGGCATGGCCGGCAACAATTCCTGCGGCGGGCGCTCGCTGCGCTACGGCACCATGCGCGACAACACGCTGTCGATGGATGCGGCCTTGGCCGACGGCACGCTGATGCACTTCGGCGAGGTGTCGCGCGACCTTGGGCAAGCGAATGACAAATCGTCCGCGCTGTTCCGCGACATGCTGGCTCTAGGTAGCCGCGAGGCTGCGGAAGTTGCCGACAAGTTTCCCAAAGTGCAGCGCCGCGTCGGCGGCTACAATCTCGACGCGCTCGTCCCGCGCAACGCCGCCAACAACATGGCGCATATTCTGGTCGGCTCGGAAGGCACGCTCGCCTTCACCACGCGGGTCGAACTGAAGCTGTGGCCTGTCATCAAAAACAAGGTGCTCGGCGTCTGCCACTTCGGCAGCTTCTACGAGGCGATGGACGCCGCGCAGCACCTCGTCAAGCTGCGCCCCATTGCGGTGGAGCTTGTCGACCGCACCATGATCGCGCTCGGGCGCGATATCGCGATGTTCCGCCCCGTGATCGAGGCCACGGTCAAGGGCGATCCCGACGCGCTTCTGATCGTCGAATTCGCCGAGGAAGACCAGCCGCAAAACTTTCAGAAGCTGAAACAGCTCTCCGAGCTGATGGGCGATCTCGGTTTCGACTGGAACAACGACAAGCGCAAATGGGGCGGCGTGGTCGACGTGGTCGAGCCGGCCGTGCAGACCGCGATCGCCGATTTCCGCACCTCCGGCCTCAACGTCATGATGTCGATGAAGCAGGAGGGCAAGCCGGTTTCGTTCGTCGAGGACTGCGCGGTGCCCCTGCCCCACCTCGCCGACTACACCGACCGGCTCAATAAAGTGTTCGCCAAGCACGGGACCCGCGGCACCATGTATGCGCATGCGAGCGAAGGCTGCCTGCATGTCCGCCCGGTGCTGAACCTGAAGCTCGAGAAGGACGTCAAGGCGATGCGCGCCATCGCCGAGGAAGCCTTCGCGATGGTGCGGGAATACAAGGGTTCGCATTCCGGTGAGCACGGCGACGGCCTCGTGCGTTCGGAATTTCACGAGAGCATGTTTGGCCCGCGCATCATCGCCGACTTCAGGGAAGTCAAAGAGCGTTTCGATCCCGGCCACGTGCTCAATCCCGGCAAGATCGTCGATCCGCCGAAAATGGACGACCGCTCCCTGTTCCGTTACACGCCGGGCTACGCTGTCCGAGATTTCAAGACCGAGCTCGACTGGTCGGCCTATCCCGGCTCCGGCGGCGGTTTCCAGGGCGCGGTCGAGATGTGCAACAACAACGGCGCCTGCCGCAAGCTCGAAGGCGGCGTGATGTGCCCGTCCTATCGCGCCACGCGCAACGAAAAGGATGTCACGCGCGGCCGCGCCAACACGCTGCGGCTTGCGATCTCCGGCCAGCTCGGACCGGACGCGCTTTCGTCCGATGCGATGATGGACACGATGAAACTCTGCGTGTCCTGCAAGGCCTGCCGTCATGAATGCCCGACCGGCGTCGACATGGCCAAGATGAAGATCGAAGTACTGTCCGCGCGCCGCGCCAAACACGGCCTCTCCTTGCGCGATCGGTTGGTGGGTTTTCTCCCGCACTATGCGCCGCTGTTCTCGAAGCTCGCTCCGCTCGCCAACTGGCGCAACAAGAGCAAGCTCCTGCGCGCGCTGTTCGAGCGGGTCGCCGGGATCAGCGCCAAGCGCGCATTGCCCGCATGGCGGCGCGACGTCTTCGATCCGCAAGGCGAAATATTCGGCCCCGCAGACGGCCGCGAGGTCGTATTGTTCGGCGACACCTTCAATCGCACTTACGAACGCGAAAATCTCGACGCGGCCTTGCAGGTGCTGATCGCAGGCGGATATCGCGTCCATGTTCCCAAGCCTACCGGCGGCGGCCGGCCCTTGTGCTGCGGCCGCACGTTCCTTTCCGCCGGACTGGTCGACCATGCCCGCGCCGAGCTCGACCGACTGGTTGAGACCTATGCCCCCTTTGCCGCCCGCGGCGTGCCGATCGTCGGCCTCGAGCCGAGTTGCCTTCTGACGCTGCGCGATGAACTCCTGTCGCTACGCTCCGACGAAACGGCGAAGGCCGTCAGCGCGCACGCTCTGTTGTTCGAGGAATTCCTGGTGCGCGAGGCGGCCACCGGGCATCTTTCGCTGCCGCTGAAACCGATCGCCGAGAAAGCGGTGGTGCACGGCCATTGCCACCAGAAATCCTTTGGCGCGTTCAAGCCGGTCGAACAGGCGCTGCGGCTGATTCCGGATCTGAAGGTCGAGACGATCGAGTCCAGTTGCTGCGGCATGGCCGGCGCGTTCGGCTATGGCAGCGACACCTACGACACCTCGATCGAGATGGCCGAACTCTCACTGTTGCCCGCCGTGCGCCGCGCCGGTGCGAATACGCTCGTGATCGCCGACGGCACTTCCTGCCGCCATCAGATCAAGGACGGCACCGAACGATCAGCCATTCACGTCGCCCGTGCGCTGGCGATGAGCCTTTCCAACCAACGACCCTCCTCTCACATCTAA
- a CDS encoding DUF4239 domain-containing protein, whose translation MSDWVHDLPVLWMALVVFGFTYLLAAIIFVAVMALATGERAKSFRAVSPGMLPVLGIIFGLFVAFTAAQVWADNDHASAAVSREASALRAVVLLAAGLPAEQEARLLALIHTYVEHAVTVEWPDMAHQTASLKATPAALAEALQLAVAMTPQGAGQQTAQREIISALGTALDARRQRIIISQSEVNAVKWWCLYLQAVCELLAIAIVHCDNRLASGIAMGLFATGVAVSVLLIVAHDRPFTGQISVGPGSLQQIMPGESTKR comes from the coding sequence ATGAGCGACTGGGTACACGATCTGCCGGTGCTGTGGATGGCGCTGGTCGTATTCGGCTTCACCTATCTACTCGCCGCGATCATCTTCGTTGCCGTGATGGCGCTCGCGACCGGTGAGCGCGCCAAATCGTTCAGGGCGGTTTCTCCGGGAATGCTGCCGGTGCTGGGCATTATCTTCGGCCTGTTCGTTGCGTTTACCGCGGCACAGGTCTGGGCCGACAATGATCATGCGAGTGCTGCGGTGAGCCGCGAGGCCAGTGCGCTGCGCGCGGTGGTGCTGCTCGCCGCCGGCCTGCCGGCCGAGCAGGAGGCGCGTTTGCTGGCTCTGATCCACACTTACGTCGAGCACGCCGTGACGGTGGAATGGCCTGACATGGCGCACCAGACGGCGTCGCTGAAGGCTACGCCGGCGGCGCTTGCCGAGGCGCTGCAACTGGCTGTCGCGATGACACCGCAGGGGGCGGGCCAGCAGACGGCGCAGCGTGAAATCATTTCGGCCCTCGGGACCGCACTGGACGCGCGCCGGCAGCGGATCATCATCAGTCAGTCGGAGGTCAATGCGGTCAAATGGTGGTGCCTGTATTTGCAGGCGGTCTGCGAGTTGCTCGCGATCGCCATCGTGCACTGCGACAACAGGCTGGCATCGGGCATCGCGATGGGCCTGTTTGCGACTGGCGTGGCCGTTTCGGTGTTGCTGATTGTTGCGCATGATCGGCCGTTCACCGGTCAGATTTCCGTCGGCCCTGGTTCGTTGCAGCAAATCATGCCGGGGGAATCGACGAAGCGGTGA
- a CDS encoding transglycosylase, protein MKAWLAACIVGAITFTGTFYLLGGNTPAVTVPEAMPEAAVSDETPAWPALSAAMPEASAEVATASGATPEAEPGAVTGTVSAPSSMAQPEISDDRNETKLADVKLAGTKLADLGQQDAVQPATRDASDVASSPAQAPQDFKYLIYYVWSEVPPVEKPAATVLKSLKDIPVGTPVEEIKRASDAFGLDFNFMKAVAKIESGFDPKQRTGSYVGLFQLSKYEFNKYGSGQILDARDNAVAAAYKVITEGILFGWVTHRTPDLSDLYLIHQQGWEGAAEHISQPDRIAWKSMCATGEGKEKGEKWCKRAIWRNTLPKIKDTWKSVDNLPSGAFAGMWRERVAEFMSKYMATATAAERANQ, encoded by the coding sequence ATGAAAGCCTGGCTGGCTGCCTGCATCGTGGGTGCTATAACATTCACGGGGACGTTCTATCTGCTTGGCGGAAACACGCCAGCCGTGACCGTGCCGGAAGCAATGCCGGAAGCGGCGGTGAGCGACGAGACGCCCGCTTGGCCTGCGCTCTCCGCCGCCATGCCGGAGGCATCTGCCGAAGTTGCAACAGCGTCTGGAGCAACGCCTGAAGCGGAGCCTGGCGCGGTGACCGGAACCGTTTCCGCACCGTCGTCGATGGCCCAGCCGGAAATCAGCGACGATCGCAACGAAACAAAATTGGCGGACGTCAAGTTGGCGGGCACCAAGTTGGCGGATTTGGGCCAGCAAGATGCCGTCCAGCCGGCAACGCGCGACGCCTCGGACGTTGCTTCAAGCCCGGCGCAGGCGCCGCAGGATTTCAAGTACCTCATCTATTACGTCTGGTCCGAAGTGCCGCCTGTCGAGAAGCCGGCGGCAACCGTCCTGAAGTCGCTCAAGGACATCCCGGTCGGCACGCCGGTCGAGGAGATCAAGCGCGCGTCCGATGCTTTCGGCCTGGACTTCAATTTCATGAAAGCGGTTGCCAAGATCGAGTCTGGTTTCGATCCCAAGCAACGGACGGGATCGTATGTCGGCCTGTTCCAACTGAGCAAATACGAATTCAACAAATACGGCTCCGGGCAGATTCTCGATGCCCGCGACAATGCCGTTGCGGCCGCCTACAAGGTCATCACCGAAGGCATCCTGTTCGGGTGGGTGACGCACCGGACGCCGGACTTGAGCGATCTTTATCTGATCCACCAACAAGGCTGGGAAGGCGCCGCCGAGCACATTAGCCAACCCGATCGCATCGCCTGGAAATCCATGTGCGCGACCGGCGAAGGCAAGGAAAAAGGCGAGAAGTGGTGCAAACGCGCGATCTGGCGCAATACCCTTCCGAAGATCAAAGACACGTGGAAGTCGGTGGACAATCTGCCGTCGGGGGCGTTCGCCGGAATGTGGCGCGAACGGGTTGCCGAGTTCATGTCGAAATACATGGCCACCGCGACCGCCGCCGAACGGGCGAACCAGTAA
- a CDS encoding adenylate/guanylate cyclase domain-containing protein, translated as MVSAVNEPLLDERLAALEEARAWSPRLISKLENHIRTADDLALFRINAFSFAQERSLAENEIIDLFLHATALGLFMMDWSLYCPQCCCVVESFRSLKGLHNHYHCAFCQVGFDAALDEYIAVAFTVSPDIRRIAFHDPEQLSAWDKFFKTQNTAEGVLPDGQPLVNAKAALARSVTYLPAGETTSIEIEVDEGTVVATCPAGRVALVISIAGAPASGPQVVPVAYGDDKANAHDVREMAPGKIVFALANKTSERGMFAIAVLPPGFDMSGAPVHFIPFLNGKRLLTTQAFRDLFRSEVIKAQEGIGVKDITLLFTDLKGSTALYDRIGDLNAFALVQRHFDLIQDVVVRHRGAIIKTIGDAVMATFLEPADAVAAALSMRNEIDVFNRTQADRALILKIGIHKGAAIAVTLNERLDYFGQTVNIAARVQQLADAEEIFVSEDVYSAEGVHALLASREVASSVSKLKGVQQDLRVFRVAKD; from the coding sequence ATGGTCAGCGCTGTCAATGAGCCGTTGCTGGACGAACGTCTGGCCGCGCTTGAAGAAGCGAGGGCATGGAGTCCGCGGCTGATATCAAAGCTCGAAAATCACATTCGCACCGCAGACGATCTGGCTTTATTCCGGATCAACGCCTTCAGCTTCGCCCAGGAGCGCAGTCTCGCCGAGAACGAAATCATCGACCTGTTTCTTCATGCCACGGCGCTCGGCCTTTTTATGATGGATTGGTCGCTGTACTGTCCGCAATGTTGCTGCGTGGTCGAGAGCTTCCGCAGCTTGAAGGGTCTACACAATCACTATCACTGCGCGTTCTGCCAGGTCGGGTTTGACGCGGCGCTCGATGAATATATCGCGGTCGCCTTCACAGTCAGTCCTGACATCCGCAGGATAGCGTTTCATGATCCGGAGCAACTCTCGGCCTGGGACAAGTTTTTCAAGACACAGAACACGGCCGAAGGCGTGCTGCCGGATGGTCAGCCGCTGGTGAATGCCAAGGCGGCGCTTGCGCGGTCGGTGACCTATCTGCCGGCGGGTGAGACCACGTCCATCGAAATCGAGGTCGATGAAGGCACGGTCGTTGCCACCTGTCCGGCCGGCAGAGTCGCGCTTGTCATCTCGATCGCCGGAGCGCCAGCTTCAGGTCCGCAAGTTGTGCCCGTCGCTTATGGCGATGATAAAGCGAACGCCCACGACGTGCGCGAGATGGCGCCCGGCAAGATTGTTTTTGCGCTTGCCAACAAGACCTCGGAGCGCGGCATGTTTGCCATCGCCGTGCTGCCGCCCGGTTTCGACATGAGCGGCGCCCCGGTGCATTTCATCCCGTTTCTCAACGGCAAACGTCTGCTGACCACGCAGGCCTTTCGCGATCTCTTCCGCTCCGAGGTCATCAAGGCGCAGGAGGGAATTGGGGTCAAGGACATCACGCTGCTCTTCACGGATCTCAAGGGGTCGACTGCGCTCTATGACCGCATCGGCGACCTCAATGCCTTCGCGCTCGTGCAGCGGCATTTCGATCTGATTCAGGATGTCGTGGTCCGACACCGTGGCGCGATTATCAAGACCATTGGCGATGCCGTCATGGCCACGTTCCTGGAACCCGCCGATGCGGTCGCCGCGGCGCTTTCGATGCGCAATGAGATCGATGTCTTTAACCGCACGCAGGCTGACCGCGCGCTCATTCTCAAGATCGGGATCCACAAAGGCGCGGCGATTGCGGTCACGCTGAACGAACGGCTCGATTACTTCGGCCAGACGGTCAACATCGCCGCGCGCGTGCAGCAGCTCGCGGATGCCGAAGAGATTTTTGTCTCGGAGGATGTCTATTCGGCCGAAGGCGTGCACGCGCTGCTTGCTTCCCGAGAGGTCGCATCAAGCGTCTCCAAGTTAAAGGGCGTTCAGCAGGACCTGCGCGTGTTCCGTGTTGCGAAGGACTAG
- a CDS encoding gamma-glutamyltransferase family protein, with protein MGTIVKISALVAATLALPCFTSSTMAQTTPPLSACFGKTKAPACDAVRGDRADGWRAQSRAEVMAPHAMVTTSQPLAAQAGLQIMLRGGNAIDAAVATSAVLNLVEPMNVGVAGDLFAIIYVAKEKKLYVLNASGMAPSGATVEHFSSLGYHADPNNWGPGSGMPVFGILPVTVPGTAWGWEEVLKRFGKLSFKEVLQPAIDYAENGFPISQRIANDWHLPNALPLRACCNSLDPDSVATWYIDGKQPVAGQIFRNPDLAKTFRLLQQHGRDGFYKGEVAEAIVAKSNALGGSMTLDDLANYKGEWVEAAASDYHGYTLNELPPPSQAWGANLMLNILESCVPKWTNGKTLASLGPRSPKYWHLLVEAKKLAYADLFRYNADPNFVKVPIDMLVSKTHAESLCGKVDPERASATGPISTADSSGDTIVLSAADDEGNMVSWVNSNFAGWGSGVTVPGYGFILHNRGALFSLDPKSRNVIEPRKRPFNTLAAGFVMKDTKPLMTITLMGGDMQAQGHAQALVDIFDLGANMQAAADMARFHHVQVPNRLELESNLYALVGKDLAGMGHNVTSIDGAAVGGFQSILVMPDTPAIFGSSAQPGHGFYRAGSDPRKDGQAVGW; from the coding sequence ATGGGGACGATCGTGAAGATTTCAGCACTCGTAGCCGCCACGTTGGCGCTTCCATGTTTTACGTCTTCGACAATGGCGCAGACGACCCCGCCATTGTCGGCATGCTTCGGAAAGACGAAGGCTCCAGCGTGCGATGCGGTACGCGGCGACCGGGCGGATGGTTGGCGCGCACAAAGTCGCGCCGAGGTGATGGCACCACACGCCATGGTAACGACCAGCCAGCCGCTCGCTGCGCAGGCGGGACTACAGATCATGTTGCGTGGCGGCAATGCCATTGACGCGGCGGTTGCTACTTCGGCTGTGCTTAATCTGGTCGAGCCAATGAATGTCGGTGTAGCCGGCGATCTCTTTGCAATTATCTACGTTGCGAAGGAAAAGAAACTCTACGTCTTGAACGCAAGTGGCATGGCCCCATCGGGCGCGACGGTCGAGCACTTTAGCTCGCTTGGTTACCACGCTGATCCGAATAATTGGGGACCAGGGTCGGGAATGCCGGTCTTCGGCATTCTACCCGTGACCGTACCGGGTACTGCCTGGGGATGGGAGGAAGTTCTTAAACGTTTCGGTAAGTTGAGCTTCAAGGAAGTTCTGCAGCCGGCAATCGACTATGCTGAAAATGGTTTTCCGATTTCGCAGCGGATTGCTAACGACTGGCATCTACCCAATGCGCTGCCGTTGAGGGCCTGTTGCAATTCACTTGATCCGGATTCAGTGGCAACGTGGTACATCGACGGAAAACAACCCGTCGCCGGCCAGATATTTCGCAATCCGGACCTCGCGAAGACCTTTCGCCTGTTGCAGCAGCACGGCCGCGACGGCTTTTACAAAGGTGAGGTTGCCGAAGCGATCGTGGCGAAATCCAACGCGCTCGGCGGCAGTATGACGCTCGATGACCTCGCCAATTACAAGGGCGAATGGGTTGAAGCTGCGGCAAGCGATTATCACGGATATACGCTCAACGAACTACCTCCGCCGTCGCAGGCATGGGGCGCCAACCTCATGCTCAATATCCTCGAATCCTGCGTTCCGAAATGGACCAATGGCAAGACGCTGGCGAGCCTCGGGCCGCGCAGCCCGAAATACTGGCACTTGCTGGTTGAGGCAAAGAAGCTCGCTTATGCAGACCTGTTTCGCTACAACGCCGACCCCAATTTTGTAAAAGTGCCAATCGACATGCTGGTGTCGAAGACCCACGCCGAATCGTTGTGCGGCAAGGTCGATCCAGAGCGTGCCTCAGCGACTGGCCCGATATCCACCGCCGATTCAAGCGGCGACACGATCGTATTGTCAGCGGCCGATGACGAAGGAAACATGGTCTCGTGGGTCAACAGCAATTTCGCGGGGTGGGGCTCAGGCGTCACAGTGCCAGGCTATGGATTCATTCTGCACAATCGCGGGGCACTATTTTCGCTCGATCCGAAGAGCCGGAACGTAATCGAACCCCGTAAGCGGCCCTTCAATACGTTAGCGGCCGGATTCGTGATGAAAGATACGAAGCCTCTTATGACGATCACGCTGATGGGCGGTGACATGCAGGCGCAAGGCCATGCGCAGGCGCTCGTGGACATATTCGATCTCGGCGCCAACATGCAGGCTGCGGCTGACATGGCGCGTTTCCATCACGTTCAGGTGCCGAACCGGCTGGAGCTTGAGTCAAACCTTTATGCTTTGGTCGGCAAAGATCTGGCGGGCATGGGGCACAACGTAACCTCGATTGACGGGGCTGCCGTCGGAGGTTTCCAATCGATACTTGTGATGCCGGATACGCCGGCGATCTTTGGATCAAGCGCCCAACCTGGTCACGGCTTCTATCGAGCAGGTTCCGACCCACGCAAGGATGGTCAGGCGGTCGGGTGGTAA